In the Campylobacter sp. RM6914 genome, one interval contains:
- a CDS encoding response regulator transcription factor, producing MFKILVAEDDELLNEMIQVKLKNEGFSVKSAFNGVEAVEILESEHIDLLITDVMMPLRDGYGLAKEAKLIKESLLILMITAKSEIVDMERGFLSGADDYMSKPINLKELVLRVNALLRRAKIVNEKRLSFKGTELDYNALSASVNGEKTELTPKEFYLLFLLLSNEDKIFTRFEIMQEIWGFESDSDERVVDTHIKKLRQKFEHTSDFEIVTIRGLGYKGKIS from the coding sequence ATGTTTAAAATTTTAGTTGCCGAGGATGATGAACTACTAAACGAGATGATACAAGTAAAGCTAAAAAACGAGGGCTTTAGCGTAAAGAGCGCGTTTAACGGCGTGGAGGCGGTGGAAATTTTAGAAAGTGAGCATATTGACCTGCTTATCACTGACGTTATGATGCCTTTGCGTGATGGATACGGTCTAGCAAAAGAGGCAAAGCTCATAAAAGAGAGCCTTCTTATACTCATGATAACCGCCAAAAGCGAGATAGTGGATATGGAAAGGGGCTTTCTAAGCGGAGCCGATGATTATATGAGTAAGCCTATAAATTTAAAAGAGCTAGTTTTAAGGGTAAATGCCTTGCTAAGACGCGCTAAGATAGTAAATGAAAAGAGGCTCTCATTTAAAGGCACGGAGCTAGACTACAACGCGCTGAGCGCGAGTGTAAACGGCGAAAAGACGGAGCTTACGCCAAAGGAGTTTTACCTGCTCTTTTTGCTACTCTCAAACGAGGATAAAATTTTCACACGATTTGAGATAATGCAAGAAATTTGGGGCTTTGAAAGTGATAGCGATGAGCGAGTCGTCGATACTCACATAAAAAAGCTAAGACAAAAATTTGAACACACAAGCGACTTTGAGATAGTTACTATCCGCGGACTTGGCTACAAGGGTAAAATTTCATGA